The genomic stretch GACCCCGGCCTGGAAGGCGCCGAAGATCACCGCATTTTCGTTCGGGGTCAGGCCGAAATCGTCAGCGTTGACTATGACTTGGCGAGGCATGTTCGCCCTCCGTGGTGATGGCGGCGGGTTTGCCGACGGGTTGGGCGATCGCCGTTTGCCGACGTGCTCGCCACTGCTGCAGTTTCGGTTTGAGCCGCTGCCAGACGCGTAGCCCAAGCCCCAGCAACAGGCCGCTCGGGCGCCAGGAGTAGAAGCTCCAGCGCCAGTGTTCCAGTTGCCCGGTCATGCGTTCGTGCAGTTGGTGACTGGAGTTTTCCAGGCTGACCCGCGAGGCATCGATCCAGCGCCAGTGATCGTCCAGGCCCCAGCGAATCCATTCCTCCAGTAACACCCGACCGCTGCCCAGATCGGCGTACTGCGGCAGGAACGCGAGGTTGTAATCGTAGAGCCGGCCCTGTTCGAGCAAACCGAGTCGGTAGCTGATGCAGCGCCCGTCCAGCTCCAGCGTGACCACCCGCACCAAACCCTGTGCGGCGAGGGCGGTAAAGGCGCTTTCGATGCAGCGGCGGCTGCGTTCGCTGGCGAAGATGCCGACGCCTTCGTCGCCTTTCCAGCTCACCGCTTCGACTTCGCTGATGGCCTGCAACAGCGGGCCCATGGTCACGGCATCGGGAATGATTCGCCGCACGACAGCTCCGCACGCCGCAATCCGTTTGCGCGCACGGCGCAGTTTGTAGCGCGGATCACCGGAGACTTCCTGAAGATCGGCGTCACTGATCAGGTGCACCGGCACCCGACAGCTCAAGCGCCGCTCGCCAGTTGAACTGCGCGCCATCCATTCGGTGAGGACGCTTTCTTCACCCGCCGGCTCAGACAGTTCGTTGAGCTGCAGCAACGCGTGGGGGATGCGCTGGCGAATGAGCAACAACGCCTGGCGCAGGCTGTCGGCCTCAAGCACGGACAGCAGCGCCAGGCGATCCGCCAGCGGATAACCGAGGTGATGCACCACGCCAAACGGTATCCCGGCAAAGCGTTCACGACTCGCCACCAACGGCAGGCACAGGCGCAATTCGTCCGCCTCCCAGCCCAGCAGAATGTGCAGATGCTCACTCGCGTCGAGTGTCTGCTCTGCCGCGATCAACCAGCCGAGGCTGTTGAACGGCGTGTGATCCGTCACCCGCAGGCGCAGCCCTTCATAGGCTGCTGCCGGGAAGTCGGGTGCGCACAACGAAGTGCGCCATTCGAATCGCGCCATAGGCTCAGGTCGCCGTTGCTGTGACGGAGGGACGGGAAGGTTTGCGCAGCGCATCCAGACGCGAGCCGCTGTAGCGGGTTTCGCGGTAGAAACGCCAGCGGGCGAACAGGGTGTAGACGTTCATGATCCGGCCCTGTTCGGTGTAGCCCATGCGCAGGTGCAGCTTGAGCGCCGGGATGTTGTGGAACTCGCAGACGTCCACCACTTTGTCGCAGCCCTGGGCGGCCATGGCTTTCCACAGTTCCAGTTGCAGGTCCACCGACAGTTCGGTGCCCCAATAGGAACGGGTCAGTTCGCCGCCGAATTCGAAGAACTCACCGGGTTTCACCGGGAACAGGCAGCCGTAGTAATGGCGGTCGAAATAGTCCCGGGCGCTGCCCCAGATGAAGGCCACCGCATCGCCGTGATCGTCGAGGTGCATGTGCCCGGTGTGACCTTCGTTGGCCAGCTCCGCCATGGTCCCGACGCGGTCGCCGAAGTAACGGGCGAAGGCACCGGCGTTGTCCGGCGTGATCTTCACCACCCGCAGCGGCGGGTAAGGCTTGAGGCTGTGGGGCGGCACCGGGCTGACCAGGTCGCGCTCCATCCACAGCAGTTCCTGATGGGAAAAGAAATAGTGCTTCCACACCTTGGCCAACGTGGCACGCAGGCCTTTCTGTTTAATTTGCTCGCTGATTTTTTGCAGAATGCTCATGGTCGTTGCTCCTGATGACGAGTCATCGCGCGGCACAGGCCTGCGCGGCGGAACATCAACGGACGGTTCATCAAGCGTTCCAGCTCAGAGAAAACAGGGTTTGCCCCGGCAGCTCGAAACGCACACGACCGTCCTGGCAGCGGAAGGGCGCGTCGCGGCTGCGGTTGTCGGCGCCGAAATAGCGCAGGGCGCCGTTGTTCAACGGGCACTTGGCCCCCGCCAGATCGACACGCTGCAACCGCGTGCCCTTGTTGACGCCCAGCAACCCGCGCTGATCGTCGCCGGCCATCGCCAGCACATCGACTTCGAATGCATCGTTTTCCAGCCACAACACGTTGTGCAGCCAGTGCTGCTGGATGAACTGCTGGGCCAGGCCCACCGGTTTCAGTTCGAAGTGTTGTTCATC from Pseudomonas allokribbensis encodes the following:
- a CDS encoding GNAT family N-acetyltransferase, encoding MARFEWRTSLCAPDFPAAAYEGLRLRVTDHTPFNSLGWLIAAEQTLDASEHLHILLGWEADELRLCLPLVASRERFAGIPFGVVHHLGYPLADRLALLSVLEADSLRQALLLIRQRIPHALLQLNELSEPAGEESVLTEWMARSSTGERRLSCRVPVHLISDADLQEVSGDPRYKLRRARKRIAACGAVVRRIIPDAVTMGPLLQAISEVEAVSWKGDEGVGIFASERSRRCIESAFTALAAQGLVRVVTLELDGRCISYRLGLLEQGRLYDYNLAFLPQYADLGSGRVLLEEWIRWGLDDHWRWIDASRVSLENSSHQLHERMTGQLEHWRWSFYSWRPSGLLLGLGLRVWQRLKPKLQQWRARRQTAIAQPVGKPAAITTEGEHASPSHSQR
- a CDS encoding N-acetyltransferase, coding for MSILQKISEQIKQKGLRATLAKVWKHYFFSHQELLWMERDLVSPVPPHSLKPYPPLRVVKITPDNAGAFARYFGDRVGTMAELANEGHTGHMHLDDHGDAVAFIWGSARDYFDRHYYGCLFPVKPGEFFEFGGELTRSYWGTELSVDLQLELWKAMAAQGCDKVVDVCEFHNIPALKLHLRMGYTEQGRIMNVYTLFARWRFYRETRYSGSRLDALRKPSRPSVTATAT